One region of Quercus lobata isolate SW786 chromosome 2, ValleyOak3.0 Primary Assembly, whole genome shotgun sequence genomic DNA includes:
- the LOC115975835 gene encoding protein decapping 5-like translates to MASAAATTAEAPRSSSGSADSYIGSLISLTSKSEIRYEGVLFNINTDESSIGLRNVRSFGTEGRKKDGPQVLPSDKVYEYILFRGSDIKDLQVKSSPPPPVQTAPIHHDPAIIQSHYPQAATASTSLPPPGAGSIPDLSAHASQMGLPRPTFQGSLPLYQPSGTLYQPSGSLGSWGSSPPPPTTNVTGLAMPMYWQGYYGSPNGFPAQQQSLLRPPPGLSMAPSMQQTMQYPVMSASLPSGASNLSASSLSESPSPLLPPLSSGTLNLQSSILPAPSSAIVSDSSSLITNKASTQSLSTATLSTSLPLVSPLTTVLDKTAILSSVPDKPKTVPSPVMPFISVSESVTSVSGTSSSILNEGATPSLVTPGQLLQPGPTAVSSQPLQTAQRDVEVVQVLSPELSQSTAEVQEPILPLPLPSEQKLRGAPTYHHTNRGGRERGRGNGISRPVTRFTEEFDFTAMNEKFNKDEVWGDLGKSNKAQEDADNLEDEDNGGETNNEAKPVYVKDDFFDSLSCDALDRGSRNGRTKFSEQLRKDSETFGYMPRHWGNRGGRGAGRGGRSRGGYYGRGYGNVGRGRGYIYSSRDT, encoded by the exons TGAGATCATTCGGAACAGAAGGACGAAAAAAGGATGGTCCTCAAGTTCTTCCAAGTGATAAAGTTTACGAGTACATCCTCTTTCGAGGAAGTGACATCAAG GATTTGCAGGTCAAATCttccccaccaccaccagttCAGACAGCACCTATACACCATGATCCTGCAATTATACAg TCTCATTATCCTCAAGCAGCAACAGCATCTACCAGTTTACCTCCTCCTGGTGCTGGTTCTATTCCAGATCTTAGTGCCCATGCTTCACAAATGGGTCTTCCTAGGCCGACATTTCAAGGAAGTCTTCCTTTATATCAACCCAGTGGAACTTTATATCAACCCAGTGGAAGTTTAGGGTCATGGGGTTCATCACCTCCTCCTCCAACCACAAATGTTACTGGGCTTGCTATGCCAATGTATTGGCAAGGATATTATGGGTCCCCAAATGGGTTTCCAGCCCAACAGCAATCTTTGCTTCGACCCCCACCTGGCTTGTCAATGGCACCTTCCATGCAGCAGACTATGCAATATCCTGTTATGAGTGCATCTTTGCCTTCTGGAGCTTCCAACTTGTCAGCTTCATCTTTGTCTGAGTCACCCTCTCCTTTGTTGCCACCCCTTAGCAGTGGCACCCTGAATTTGCAGTCTTCTATACTTCCTGCTCCATCTTCTGCAATAGTTTCAGATTCATCAAGTTTGATTACTAATAAGGCTTCTACACAATCTCTTTCTACTGCTACTCTGAGCACCAGCTTGCCATTGGTATCTCCATTGACTACTGTTTTGGATAAAACTGCCATTTTATCATCAGTCCCTGACAAGCCTAAAACAGTCCCTAGTCCCGTGATGCCATTTATAAGTGTGTCTGAATCTGTAACCTCCGTATCGGGAACATCAAGTTCAATTCTGAATGAGGGAGCAACTCCCTCCTTGGTAACCCCAGGCCAGCTTTTGCAGCCTGGTCCTACTGCAGTTTCATCTCAGCCTTTACAAACAGCTCAGAGGGACGTTGAGGTTGTGCAAGTGTTATCGCCAGAATTATCACAATCAACAGCAGAAGTTCAAGAACCTATATTGCCTTTGCCTTTGCCATCTGAACAGAAG CTACGTGGAGCTCCTACCTATCATCATACTAATAGAGGAGGACgtgaaagaggaagaggaaatgGG ATTTCACGTCCTGTGACTAGATTTACAGAGGAGTTTGATTTTACAGCAATGAATGAGAAATTCAACAAGGACGAAGTTTGGGGTGATCTTGGTAAAAGTAATAAAGCTCAAGAAGATGCAGATAATTTGGAAGATGAAGATAATGGTGGAGAGACAAATAATGAGGCCAAG CCTGTTTATGTCAAGGATGACTTTTTCGATTCCTTGTCTTGTGATGCTCTTGATCGTGGATCACGTAATGGGAGGACCAAATTTTCTGAACAACTGAGAAAAGATTCTGAG ACATTTGGCTATATGCCAAGGCATTGGGGTAATCGAGGGGGCCGTGGAGCTGGTCGAGGTGGCCGATCACGCGGTGGTTACTACGGAAGGGGCTATGGCAATGTTGGGAGGGGTCGGGGATATATTTATTCAAGCCGTGACACCTAG
- the LOC115975834 gene encoding probable transmembrane ascorbate ferrireductase 2, producing the protein MAVPVVRFPIFPIIRVIGVIVALLVLTWNLHYRGGLALISDNKDLIFNVHPVLMVIGLILLNGEAMLAYKTVSGTKSFKKLVHLALQFIALCLSIIGVWAALKFHNDKGIDNFYSLHSWLGLACLFLFGIQWAAGFATFWYPGGSRNSRAALLPWHVFFGVYIYALAVVTTATGILEKVTFLQTNKVISRYSTEALLVNSLGILIVVLGGFVTLAVVTPANGKGDAPRRSTE; encoded by the exons ATGGCGGTTCCAGTGGTCCGGTTCCCAATCTTCCCAATAATAAGAGTGATCGGTGTGATAGTAGCCCTtcttgtgctgacgtggaaccTCCATTACAGAGGAGGCTTGGCTCTTATCTCCGATAACAAGGACCTCATTTTCAAC GTCCATCCTGTTCTAATGGTGATTGGGCTCATACTTTTAAATGGCGAAG CCATGCTTGCATACAAGACAGTTTCAGGAACAAAAAGCTTCAAAAAATTAGTTCATCTCGCATTACAATTCATTGCTCTCTGTTTAAGCATTATTGGTGTATGGGCTGCTCTAAAGTTCCACAATGATAAGGGGATCGACAATTTTTACAGCCTGCATTCATGGCTGGGCTTAGCTTGCCTTTTTCTCTTTGGCATTCAG TGGGCTGCTGGATTTGCAACTTTTTGGTATCCCGGTGGCTCAAGAAATAGCAGAGCAGCACTGCTACCGTGGCATGTGTTCTTTGGAGTTTATATATATGCCCTTGCTGTTGTTACCACTGCTACTGGTATTTTGGAGAAGGTTACATTTCTTCAAACCAATAAAGTGATATCACGATATTCAACGGAGGCTTTGCTTGTCAACTCTTTGGGTATTTTGATAGTTGTACTGGGCGGTTTTGTTACTCTTGCAGTTGTTACTCCTGCAAATGGAAAAGGTGATGCTCCCAGGAGATCAACAGAGTAG
- the LOC115966291 gene encoding MDIS1-interacting receptor like kinase 2-like — MEDGNFTFDYFESPPSPPPSPYDPSPYDYFEYPPAESPSTIIGSTKIKKVTIILLVSITLSLLLLLLLVVVFLYCRRRKVTRNAQHESKPPRNGDLFSIWNYDGNIAYEDIINATEDFDIRYCIGTRGYGSVYKANLPSGKVVALKKLHRLEVEDPAFDKSFKNEAKVLSQIRHRNIVKLYGFCLHKRCMFLVYQYMERGSLFIVLSNDVEAKELNWKKRVNIIKEVAHALSYLHHDCIPTIVHRDVTTNNILLNSELQAFVADFGIARILSPDSSNLTTLAGTYGYIAPELAYTMVVNEKCDVYSFGVVVLETIMGRHPGELISSLVSSFAGDMMLKDVLDPRLSPHINQNIA, encoded by the exons ATGGAAGATGGAAACTTTACTTTCGATTACTTTGAATCACCCCCAAGTCCTCCTCCCTCTCCTTACGATCCCTCTCCTTACGATTACTTTGAATATCCCCCTGCCGAATCTCCCTCAACCATTATTGGCTCCACAAAGATTAAGAAAGTCACAATCATTCTTCTCGTCTCCATTACACTTAGCCTCTTATTACTCTTATTACTTGTAGTTGTGTTCCTCTATTGCCGACGCCGTAAGGTAACTAGGAACGCTCAACATGAGTCTAAACCACCAAGGAATGGAGATTTATTCTCAATATGGAATTATGACGGAAATATTGCATATGAAGACATCATTAATGCAACTGAGGATTTTGACATCAGATATTGCATTGGAACTAGGGGTTATGGTAGTGTTTACAAAGCAAATTTACCTAGTGGAAAAGTGGTTGCCCTAAAAAAACTTCACCGTTTAGAAGTTGAAGATCCAGCTTTTGACAAGAGTTTCAAGAATGAAGCCAAAGTCTTGTCTCAAATTCGTCACCGTAACATTGTGAAGCTTTACGGGTTTTGTCTACACAAACGATGCATGTTTCTAGTTTATCAATACATGGAAAGAGGAAGCTTATTTATTGTCCTAAGCAATGATGTTGAAGCTAAGGAATTAAATTGGAAGAAGCGGGTGAACATCATTAAAGAAGTAGCACATGCTTTATCGTACTTGCATCATGATTGCATCCCAACGATTGTCCATCGTGATGTGACTACCAACAACATTTTATTGAACTCGGAATTGCAGGCTTTTGTTGCAGATTTTGGCATAGCTAGAATCCTAAGTCCTGATTCCTCCAATTTAACCACGCTCGCTGGCACCTATGGATATATAGCACCAG AATTGGCCTACACCATGGTTGTGAACGAAAAATGTGATGTCTATAGCTTTGGTGTGGTGGTGCTAGAAACAATTATGGGAAGGCATCCGGGAGAGCTTATTTCCTCATTAGTATCATCATTTGCTGGAGATATGATGCTGAAAGATGTCTTAGACCCACGCCTCTCACCTCATATAAACCAAAATATTGCTTAG